The genome window AAGTGCAAAACGTGTAGCAACTTgaattactttactttacttttattttttatatatactatatcaaaTTCTGTCTTACTTtgtatttggtttttgtttttcggttTTGCTAAAAACAACATTTAGAATACATTTAGAACACGgaaaatatttgtagagtgtgttgttgttgttgttgtgtcaaatcaatcaaattcattcattttaacaAGTTTTAACAATTGCCTTTCTGCTCAATTCAATAACCGGGACAAGGTCTGTAAATATTATGAGTCCTCCTCAAATAGTTTTTCCCCCTTTCGgaaaactgaaacagaaacagaagctgaaatgaaaacaacgaaaaaaaaaaccaaactcgcAGCCTTCGCTGACGttggcaaaactttttcacattttgtttgttagtttttcctttttttaccaaaaacaaaaacgagaaataaaaaagcaaaaagtccCTGTGTAGCTGCTTTAAAGTGTTTGCCTTAAACTTGCTGTGTGTACGattatgtatatagtatatatatatatagaagtatataaatattttcgattTCTCTTTTTTGGTTTCGGTATCAAAAAATTCGTATAAAAAACGTTTTGCTTAACAAATTCTCTTTAGTTTCCGTATAAATttggtttttaaaaattgtttgcgattatatttttgaataatttcacaaaaaataatgttcggtgtgttatttatttcaattagaaTTCGTTGCTGCTGAAAAGcggctttagctttagcttgttgctctttgcttttgtgtttgtgttgtgtgtgtgttttgcttttggctctTTTAAAGTTGACCACAAAATTGAGGCACGCAGCATTATGTAAATTTTGCGCACCGCTAAAACCAATATTAATGCtaatttctgttgttgtttaatgcGAGAGAGAGTCGCGTGTGCCACGCCTCCATTGCTCCTTACTAGTAGGTAATGCGACCGAGGCGTGTTGCGGGCAACGTTGTTGGCTCCGAGCTGGGCAACTCGCCGCAACGCTGCAGCCAGTTCCAAGCCTGGCTGCAGAGCACACCGACTCGGGCCAACATTCAGAAGCAGTTGTTGCGACGCTTcgccgacgtcgacgccgACAGCGAGGCCGAGGCCGAGGCTGCTGATGCCAATGTCGAGCCGCATGTGGACGCCATCGATGCCGatgcgattgttgttgttgcactcgctgttgctgttgttgttgtcggtgctgctgctgatgtcaATGCCGGCAACAACGCAGCCGCGTTCTATGATTTCTTTAGCTGCTCAGCCGCTCGACTGGAGCACTTTGAGCCACGCGACTTCTTCACAAGAAAACACGTAAGAAACTCGATGGGTGATGGCACCTTTTGCAAGCTCTCCTCGGAGCTGGATTCCGTGGGCGTGTGATGGCTGCCAGCACGAAGATTGCTGCACTTTGTGCGTCCACTTGCACTTGCCCCGCCGGCATCCATCTCCAGAGCATGGCGATAGTAATTCTTGCAACATTTCTTCGACAGATTATACATGCGCACAGTGCGATCGATGTTCTCATCGTCCTCTTCCTCGCCTGCTTTTAGGTTGAGTCCCATGCCGCCTACGCCCACATCGTGTGAATTCGATTTAACCATGACCAAGTTGGCAGTAttttcctgttgttgttgttgctgctgctgatgttgctgctgttgttgttgctgctgttgttgctgatgttgctgcttgtgttgatgcagctgttgcagttgctgttcgCCTTCgagcaattgctgctgctgctgtcgcttcTGCTCCTCATCCTCCTGCTCTTCCTCCAGATTATTCTGCGTATCATCGTAAAATTTGTAGCTGCGATAACGCGCATGTCGTCCCTGCCAATCACGGCCAGTCCAATCGGTGCTGGCGGGCAGCGACAGCTGAATTGTTGGCGTCCGATAATACTGTCGATGCGGATGGAAGCCCAGACCAAAGTCATCCATGTACGATTGCGTATGGATGTTGTCCAGCTCGTCGGCAACGCTCAGCAGAAAGGGAAGCGTCGACATGGTTTCCTTGTAGATTGTGCGTCGTATTTTGTCAACTCAACAAATGTGATTTGCTCTATTTAAtattcgtttttgttgtttaatttctCAAACTTGCAATTGCAGAGTTTTGTGCAcagtttatttacaattttcaattgctgGCCTCGTTTGTTTTCACTAGCTGGCTGAAAATGTGTAAGTATCTCTGTATCTATGCTATCACACATACActgacacatacacacacatagagggaaatagagacacacacagatacacagtGAACTGcacttgtttgctttttactttgctttttgcatttactttgctttttctttactttctGCACTTTCTGCACTCGGCCTCAGCTGTTTTGGAGCTGACTCCGCTCGCAAGCACTGCACGGACTCGAAACTCAAacagaactgaactgaaaccGAAAAAGCTGAGCACGACGAAATGCAATTTGAGCGTTGCACGAATGCGATTATGTtgcttcatcatcatcatcaacaacatgcGGGGCCAACTCCTtcggctctctctctctctctctctttctcactgaCTTTCTCTCTCGGGCAGTCACGCGCCTTCAACGAACACAGAAATACCGATGACGATGTTGCCAcgaagtgcagcagcaacaacagaacagaacagaacagaaagaaaaaaaaacccaaataaaaatagcaacCCCGAACCTTAACCCCTTCTCtttgtatatgttttttgttacCTGATTTGGGTCTACGCTCGGTTtatgttttgattttgcaCAGCGCGAGCAAGGCGCGTtcaacgcggcgtatgcgtattattattattattattactatgaTATGCCTGCAGACAAAAGCATAAAAGACACGGCTCGAGTCGTGGATTGCCTTGAATGTGAATATGTGTTGAGCACAATTTCTAGCGCCTTCTTCGCGCCACATAGATTCTCATTAGTttacacacagcacagcacagcacagcacagaaaGTGGCCTCCAGAAGTGCAGGCTGTGTGCATTGCGTCCTCGGTCTGACAGCTGCGAAGGACAACGATGTGCGATATGGCGATATGCGATGAGAGCACATCCGTTTgctcaataatttatttttacaacgCAGTTGAATTTTTTTCTTGGCATCTGCATTCTTGTGGAAAATCTCAATTTAATGCAGACTGATTAGCCAAGAATGCCAAGAATTTATCACTTTTCTATTACCTTCAGTTCATTTCATTGTTGGTCGATAATCTGGCACAAATGAAGTGCCTGCAATATTCAGTTTGGCATTCATTATTTAGCCACAAATCCCAAGCAATTGGCTTAGTTGAAGCTGAGAGCTAAAACCAGTTGAATGGGTCAAGCTCTCCAAAAGTAGTCAACGtagccagccagccaggcaATTATGTAGAATTGCTGTGCTGCAGGGCAACATGAAAAACTGTGGCAGAgtcacaacacaacacacaacacatgtACACTCCTCATGTGTGTCCTGTGTCTGGCTGTGAGCTACACTTAAGCCTGTGGTGAGCGCCTGTCGTTTGTGCCGCTTATTGAGAGCAATAGACAAACAGACAGGCAGACGAACggagacagacggacagacagacagacggaggAGAGGAAGCCGAGTGACAGAACGAGGCAACAATAGGAACAGAGGCAGCACATAAATCTTTTAGCACTCTATATGACACAGTTTTCAAAGGAAAAGAAGATGGGACTGCTGCAACGTCACGTTGCTCATCAATCGGTCGCTCACATTGGCCCTCAGTTTGCACACTGAAAAAAACGACCAGTCAAGAAGATTCATCTAAAAAATTGTGAAGacgaaattattaaaactaaCAACATTAAACTGAACAAACTAATATAACGAAAAACTACTGAAATGTATACTTTGTATAccgatatactactacaattaaaatatatcatatagtAAAAAATGCACtccaaataaatacaaacaagtaagaaagttacagtcgagtgtgctcgactgtgagatacccgctacccatttttaataagggccaAATATTGCggaattattttcaaaatataccgaaaatactaaaaaaaatactaaaaatataccaaatgatatgtttggtatatcgatacaggacaccattcaaaatataccacagacggcacaatgtaccagattgtcgcccaaaacaactaaaagccctagtaagtaggcgtttttgcccatacaaaagtatttctttaataacttccacaatttttatctgatcgcaattaaattttcagaaatcataactactatagtaattattgtatataccaaaattcgcaactctagctttaaaattgcgcttgttatttgattttttttgatttgcgggggcggaagtgggcgtggcaaaaatctgaaacaaacttgatctgcgtgcaaacataacaaatgctatcgaaaaaaaattatagctctatctcttatagtctctgagatctaggtgttcatacggacagacggacagacacacagacggacagacggacatggctatatcgtctcggctgttgacgctgatcaagaatatatatactttatagggtcggagatgcctccttctacctgttacatacatttcatgccggcacaaagttataatacccttctaccctatgggtagcgggtataaaaaagtgctgcattgtttttaaaatacaccaaattaatatacaccGACAAATTGCGAAATCATactaatatgaatatttggtatattaatatactactacatcgAAAATATAACATGCTGTATAAAATACACTCCAAATATATTCAATACAGTACGGAAGTATTGTTAAAttttaccaaattaatataccgaaaaattactgaaatatactgaaatgaatatttggtatatttacatactACTACAAAGAACGTAtgtcataaaatataaaatacattctaaatatatccAAAACACTGGCGTGTTGCttccaaaaaaatacaaatttaatataccgaaaaatactgaaatacactgaaattaatatttagtatagatgaatgaaaatatatcatacTGTGTAAATTATACTCcaaatatatgcaaaacagTGTAGTAGTATTGTtagaatataccgaattaatatactataaagtataaaataccaaatatatgcaaaacagtattattaaaatatacccatttgatacaaatagaaaaatatacagaTAAATAGGTACAGATATTTGATAAAAAGATACCATtgagtaaaaaatataccatattgtcaacTAAAGCAATTAACATGTGTCAACAGCAACCGTCTttgcaatataaaattatttctgcGCGGTTCGATGATGAGTATTTCGTAAGTTCTCGAAATCATGATTCATTCTCATACTTCATGATGTTAGCACTATTTTTTCAGTGCAGTTGCTTGTCTGCTGCAATGTCCATGCACCTTTGAGTGCCCCCTTAGACGATGACAGCCAAGCGATAAGCGGTCGAGTCGAgtctgagctgagctgagtaGATGAGGCACTTTGAGCtcatgttgatgttgtgaCCATGCCTGGCAGCCACAACAATaagcatacgccatgttgcTCTCATTTGTTAGTCGCTTGCCTTTTCATGCCGTTTAATCcatttgattgcaatttaaaGCGGGTAGGCAAAGAATACGCATACGCCCCAGTGTACAAGTTGCAAAGCATAATACAAATTAGAAATGCATTCCGAATCGCCAATAAACAAACTGAAAACTTCTACCAGCACAATGTCCTTGTGCCAGTTGGCAATCGTTGAGCTCTCCgtctgactgactggctgagCGAATGAGTGAATGACTGAGTGAATGACTCGCTGCCTGACATCACCACGTATCAAATTAtctataaattgcatttgccggCGCACGCCATCATCGATGAGGAGGATATTTTTGCATACTCGGtgttgccttgccttgccttgtgTCGTTCGTTTTGAGTTagatttgattgttttttattgtgcgCCTGCCGTGTGAAATTTCATACTTCATTCATATCAAATGTCACACAGATTGCGATTTATACATTATAATCGCATAAATTCGAGGCACAAtactgccaaaaaaaaaacaagtaagaaagctacagtcgagtgtactcgactgtgagatacccgctacccaatttgattaaagccaatatattttgcggtattattctcaaaatataccaaatatactgcaaatacactaaaaatataccaaatggtatatgtggtatatcgatatagtaccgcattcaaaatataccatggacggctcaatataccagattgtcagccaaagcaactcagacccctagtaagaaggggtttttgcccatacaaaagtatttctttaataacttcgacaatttttatctgatcgcaatcaaattttcaggaactactatagttattattatatataccaaaattcacagccttagctttaaaattacgcttgttattcgatttttttgatttgcgggggcggaagtgggcgtggcaaaaatttgaaacaaacttgatctgcgtgcaaacataacaaatgctgtcgaaaaaaaattatagctctatctcttatagtctctgagatctaggtgttcatacggacggacggacagacacacagacggacagacacacagacggacagacggacatggctagatcgtctcggctgttgacgctgatcaagaatatatatactttatagggtcggagatgcctccttctacctgttacatacatttcctgtcggcacaaagttataatacccttctaccctatgggtagcgggtataaaaaagaaaaaagaaaaggtttgtttgttgctctgGGTATTTACTCgagatttgaatttaattttcaggTCACACAAAGGAGGACacgttgagtgtgtgtgtgtgtgtgtgtgtgtgtgtgtgtgtgcgtgtgtgtgtgtaaggatGTGCcagttgctttgctttgcttggtAGTCAAGTGACAAGCAAggcataaaaaatgcaataaatatttaaattgcgaTATCAACGAACTGCACGCAAATAAGAAACAgaaactgcaactgaaactggGTTCAGGGCCcttcaaataaaaaactagGCTAAATGTGGATAATGctgcaaaataattgaaagaaACGTAGGTGCAGCAAATGTTGCcggcaacatttttaattgccacTAAGAAATGAGAAAGCAAAAGCAGtcttagaaataaataaataattaattacattGCTTAAGAGATTCTCTCTTGTTTGTTGTCAGTAGAACTGAGCTTTAATTATACCCAGTACCGAAAGGGTAGAAGGgggtataaaatatatgcattCTTGATCAACAGCCGATATGGTCTCATGTCGGTCTGTCCGTGTGAAGACttagatctcaaagactatatgagatatactacatttttatacaaatatacatacattttggtatatttccgAATTTGTTCGGTAGATTAActtaatacatatatttaaatgacaataCCTTTTGTTCTGCTTTTAGTTCatggatataccaaatatatacttttctgtatatatttgtatttttcagtatatactAATCTgacattattaaaaaaaataccgttgatttttaaaaatttcaatatttcatggatatattaaatattcagtTCATTATACTTCACTGCTTTTTggtgtattaatttggtaaatttaaaAGACAATACTGCACGGTTTTGCGCCTATTAAAATGTAGAAGTTCATggatataccgaatatacattttggtatatttcagcatttatttggtatattcattcggtgtattttaatgataatacaGTACtggtaatttttatttcatgaatatactaaaaatatacctataCTACTATTTTTCGTTATAATAATTTGGCATATATAAaaacactgttttgcttttattgataacaagtagcgggtatctaacagtcgagcacactcatccgtagctttcttacatgaTTTTCAATTCGTTTAATATTGAAAGCTTTACATTTTTGCACAACAGCTAATGCAAAAACGGCAACAGCTATAAGAGAACCGTCACTGAACGGCAATTTATAttaaccacagcaacagctacagtaataataacagcaacaacaacaacaataagagttgtaaattaacaacaacaacaaacagcagcagcaacaacagcaatcgtGTCAAGTTCAACAAAAGCTTCACCCGCTGttgaatcttttatttttaaaattcgtGGCACgcacaaaacccaaaaaaaaaaaaaacagtagaAAACCTGTTAATGCGTTAGTTTTGCTTGtctgtcatttttttttttttttttgccattcaaAAAATGCACCCACGCGGCTCTTGAAGAGCGTCGCAGTTGTCACagcgaaaaagagagagagagagcacaatTTTGCCGAGAGAGATGTgaccttaaaaaaaaagaggttGATAAAAATGAGGAtacacaaaatgttgtttttggtttaagCTTGGCACACACCTAACATAAATTAACGCAATTTTTGAGCAAACTCACAAAATTAAAAGCGAAAAATGTTAGTTGCACTAATTTGCTAATGGGTCGCCCATATTTTTATAAGCGAATTACACAAAAAAGCACAGCATAAAAACGTGTTGCTCATcaaacagcaacaccaacagcaacaacaacaacaacaacaatattacaAGCAACAACTCAACGAGTCGCAGCATCATTAAAGACACAAGTCCCGGGTCAGTCGAGACACGATTTCAACTCTTTTTCAGCTGTCGAAGTGAGCGCCACACTTCGTTATCGCattttttcgctctctctgcttcctctctctctttgtctgttTTCACAGGGCTGTGTGCAGACGTGATCGCTCAGAGGGCTTCGAGGGtgcggacagacagagagagagagagagagagagagaggaggtcGTCAACTCAACTCAGACTGTTGACGCCGCTTTGCTCTGAGCTTGTCTTGAACTTTGGCAGTCGTTTACGGTTGTTCCATGCGGCGCGTTGTTTCAACCGCGCAACGATCTCCGAGTATATCGCCTATCGTCTATCGCCTATCGCTTAGTCAAATTCCCGGTAATTAAGAGCCACAAAGTGCATATTGTACTTACCCAGTCTCGACGTTGTTTTAGGCCTTCTTTTTTTCGAATTCGCGTGTGTTcgttaaataaatgtattccGATTTAATCGGTAGCCTAAGCTATAACTATCCTGGCCCAGATACAAATCTGAAACCCTATTACGCTAACTTCGTGTGTGGCCATTGTTGTGTTTAAGTGTGTATGCTtctacatgtgtgtgtgtgtgtgtggtagaacaaataaatatgtgtcGCAATTATCTTGAGCTGTCAGTTCGTGGATGAACTTCAGCGCGTCACAAGTGTCGAcccaattaaaatatttgtaccACACACGAAATTATAAGcaaaaaattaacgaaaacaacaaaaaaataacaaaaagctTTCACCTAACAAAGCAAACGAGGCGAAATaaactcgtttttttttggcgctTTTACTACGACAAAAGacattataaattacaatatttctTATGTACCAAACTAAACCGAACCAAACCGAAGTGAACGAAGCCAAAGCTAaccccaacagcagcaacatcagcagcagcaacagcagcaacagcagcaacgccgacaacatcaacaacgCATCGCAGCCGCATTCAACAACTTGTTTATTTCAAaacatataagtatatataacaaaaggcaaaaccTGAAAGCGCGTATATCTTATAAATAGTGCGCTTTGTTTCGGCaccccaacaacaaccacaacaacatcgGCAACAACCTCAAGCAAACTGTCTTGACGTAGGTCAGGCGACTTCAACAAGAGCTCCGAAAAGCTGTCCCAGTAAATaaaccacacacaaaactaTGCGCTGATTAAAGCTGCCGGCTAAATTCAAGATTCGAGATTCAAGTTTGAGATTGAGATTGAACTTCAAGCAAATACCTTAACAGTTACACCAGCAATTGGCCGATGGCTTAAGACtcgatctctctctctctctcttaaaaGTTTTGAATTCGCCAAATCCAAAATGATCCATTGGTCATTGATTGTGAGCGCCCTGGGCGTCATCATTGCCGGTTTGGGTGGCTATTGTGGCTGGTCGCTGTTTCCCACAATGATTCACAAAAAGGTCGAACAGGTGAGTGTGAAATTATAGCAAAATAGCGGATATGCGATAGAATTGGGCGTCAACCTAAAGTTAGTTATTTTCCATGATTACACAAAGTGCGAGCAAATAACACAACTGAGTAATAATACGAATGAGAAAGACTTTGAGCATcgcacaacaaacaacttcTATTTGCATCTttctcacaatcacaacccaCAGAAAGTAATAgcttttgattatttaaaacGACTCTTGCATACTCTACATTCAGAAGAATagcatatttgatttaaatgaatCTTTGAGATTCACACTTTAGCTCGTAAatagaaaactaaataaataacttatatGTGAACATCTCTTACTTGGAAATACACAATGACAGTTCTCAGAAAGTAGTAACTTTTGAgtatttaaaaagattttagCATACTCTACACCCAAAAGAAAACagtttaaatatgaattaaatgtatattctTTCACTAAGCATCGCATTTTAGCTGCTaatgagaaaataaaataaacaactcCTATTTGAATCACCCTCTCACAATGAAAGCTCTCAggagaatttaattttttaaaacaacTCTTATACACTAAATCCAGACGAACTCAGCttacatttgatttatttgaaattcacaCTTTAGCTGCCAAACAAATAACTTCTATTTGAATGTTTCTTATTAGGAAATATACAATGATAGTTCTTTCTTTTCAGTATTTACAACGATTTAGAGTATGCTAAAAGCATAATGTTGcagtttaaatataaatttggaAAAGTCTCCTTTCTGtgcgaaatgaaaaaattaaaacaaataaccTCTACTGAAAATCTCTCTATTACAAAAACAGCTCATTGAACTTGACAGCTTTAACATTTTCAATGCGAAAATTTAATACCCTACATCTagaaaaacaatacaaattcTCAAATTCCCTTTAGAGACAATTTccagttatttttttgtattttattgttttttaaatacaaaatacaaatttcgcTTTAATTTCTACGTAAATTTTCTATTCAactgttaatttttttttactattctTTTTTAGTTAAGTGTTCTCTACTATAgttactataaaatatataaaatagtcACTATATTAGGGAAAATTTATCTAATATAGACAGCgataaaattaaagttgaaacaTTGAAATTCCAAGTCATACTTTCCAAAGAAAAgtaataaagcaaaataatataaatgataacatgcaatatatgtaaaataatgTGCCCATATCTGGcttaataaaaagtatttattatcaaacaaatcaaaatgatTTATATTCCCTATTTAATGACTTATTGGCcgttttaattgttattcatttaataaatagagGAGTTTGCAAtcgatttattaaattaataacaattataaacGGCAAATAAGTCATTAAATAGGGAATAGAAATAGGGaagtttattgattttgtgGGTCATCGAATTAACTTTCACTCAAAAAGGCATTCCATTTGGATGATTGGAAATTCTAAAAGTTGTAGCAATCACATAAAGCACTTAGGCTGGCTTCTAAGCATGACCTTCAATAGAACACGAATGCATTACATTCCAAATGCAGTTAGCTGTAGGCAGGCTGGCAGGTACAACTAACTCATTACCATTACCACTGTCGAGGCGATTACCAAATATCTCTCAACGATCTACAAAGTTACGCCACCAGCGAGCGAGCCAAACAACGCTTCATTATCGTCATGAATGACACTGCAGAACATGCTAAAAATGCATTCGCAATTGTTTAGGGAGTGTTTGCTATAATTGCTGCAGCAAACATGATAAAAAATGCAACGAAACTAAACTATATTATGTGCATTATTCAATCGTAACACGACTTTTATTCTATTGAGTGTATCGAAAGGTTTTGTATAAATAGCTGTGAAATAAAAAGATGAAACATTTTTGAGAATTTTTCcgctaaaaaaaacttttctaGAAAACGGCTTAACATAATATTCCATCTTAAGTTTTATTGCATTAAGAAATAACTAAATGTCATATGAAAAATCAGTTTCTGATCAGATCATTACCAATCagttattatacccgctacccatagggtagaagggtattaaaactttgtgcctgcagcaAATGCATGTGgaaggcagaaggaggcatctccgacattatgaagtacatatatatattcttgatcagccgagacgatatggCCATATCCgcctgtccgtccgtctgtatgaatactataagagatagacaCATGATTTTATTTCTATAGCACAGTCGTTTggttgtttggtatatttcactactctatggtattttttaatgtatagtattatcaatataccaaatacagtcttcggtatattttagtatttttgtgatatatcaATTTTAACAATACCATAAACCAAATATGgacttttgtatattttagtatttttgtggtataatatgtcaatttaccaaaaatacttttggtacattttagtattttttgtataatatatcaatatgccaaacatacttttggtacattttactattttttgtataatatatcaatataccaaatataattttaattatcaatatactgaatataagCTTCTGTacactttttgtattttattaatttggaattttagctttattcaaaatgggtaaagggtatctcacagtc of Drosophila nasuta strain 15112-1781.00 chromosome 3, ASM2355853v1, whole genome shotgun sequence contains these proteins:
- the LOC132792838 gene encoding G-box-binding factor, producing the protein MSTLPFLLSVADELDNIHTQSYMDDFGLGFHPHRQYYRTPTIQLSLPASTDWTGRDWQGRHARYRSYKFYDDTQNNLEEEQEDEEQKRQQQQQLLEGEQQLQQLHQHKQQHQQQQQQQQQQQHQQQQQQQQENTANLVMVKSNSHDVGVGGMGLNLKAGEEEDDENIDRTVRMYNLSKKCCKNYYRHALEMDAGGASASGRTKCSNLRAGSHHTPTESSSEESLQKVPSPIEFLTCFLVKKSRGSKCSSRAAEQLKKS